CCCTTACCCAAATAACGGGTCTTGTCACCGTCACGCAGCTCGACGGCTTCCTTTTCACCGGTGGAAGCACCGGAAGGTACCGCTGCACGACCCATGACGCCGGATTCCAGCAGTACATCAGCTTCAACGGTGGGGTTGCCACGGGAATCCAGAATCTCGCGTGCTACGACTTCAACGATAGAGCTCATCTCTCAACCTTATGTTCAATCAGTGGATGAATGGGTTCTGCTAACTTATTTGGACCACGACCGTGGTCACTGGCCCAGGAGTTCGTTTTCGGCAAAGCCGGCTTGCTTGACCAGTGCATCAATTGCCTGCAAGGTCTTCAGCAAATCTTTCAACTTGCCCAGCGGCCAGGCATTGGGTCCATCCGACATCGCCTCACACGGGTTCGGATGGGTTTCCATGAACAGGCCAGCCACGCCCGTTGCCACCGCAGCGCGCGCCAGTACAGGTACAAATTCACGTTGTCCGCCAGAGGATGAACCTTGCCCACCCGGCAACTGCACGGAGTGAGTAGCATCGAATACAACCGGGCAACCAGTTTCCCGCATGATGGCCAAACTGCGCATATCGGAAACCAGATTGTTGTAACCAAAGCTGACACCGCGTTCACAGGCCATGAAGTTATCTTCGGGCAGTCCAGCCTCACGTGCCGCCTCACGCGCCTTGTCCATGACATTCTTCATGTCATGCGGAGCCAGGAACTGACCTTTCTTGATATTAACCGGCTTACCAGACTGCGCACAGGCCCGGATGAAATCCGTCTGACGGCACAGGAAAGCTGGTGTCTGCAACACATCCACCACATCAGCAACCGGCTTGATCTGGTCGATATCATGAATATCGGTCAGCACGGGTACGGCTAATTGCTCCTTGACCTTGGCGAGGATGCGCAGCCCCTCTTCCATGCCGAAGCCACGGAATGACTTGCCAGAGGAACGATTCGCCTTGTCGAAGCTGGATTTGTAAACGAATGGGATGCCCAGTTCAGCTGCAATTTCCTTGAGTTGTCCGGCGGTATCGATGGCAAATTGTTCGCCCTCGATGACGCAGGGGCCGGCGATCAGGAAAAACGGGTGATTCAACCCGACTTCAACGCCACACAGTTTCATGATCACATCCTGTTTAGCGATGATGGAGCACACTGCTCACACCACCGACACGATGACAAAAACAAGCCGGCATCAAGCCGGCTTGTGTATTCCAATCAGCAGTGCAATCCCTCACGCCCATTTTCGCGGGCGTAGGTAATTGCAGCCTCGACATACGCCTGGAACAACGGGTGCCCGTCGCGCGGTGTCGAAGTGAATTCCGGGTGGAACTGGCAACCGAAGAACCAGCGATGGTTCGGCAGCTCAATGGTTTCACACAGATGATTCGGATCGGTCGAACGGCCACTGACTTTCAGGCCAGCTGCTTCCAGGCGTGGCAAGTAGTGGTTGTTGACTTCATAACGGTGGCGATGGCGCTCAACAATGCGGTTTGCACCATAAATACGTGCTGCCAGCGAATCCGCCTGCAGGTCACAGTCCTGACCACCCAGGCGCATGGTGCCACCCATATTGGAGTTCTCGTCACGGGTTTCGATCTTGCCGTCACGATTGATCCACTCGTCAATCAACGCCACCACCGGGAACGGGGTTTCGCGTGTGAATTCAGTGGAGTTGGCATCGGTCATGCCAGCCACATCGCGGGCATATTCGATCAACGCCAGTTGCATACCCAAACAGATGCCCAGGTACGGAACATTGTGCTCACGGGCATAGCGCACAGCACGGATCTTGCCTTCCACACCACGCTTACCGAAACCACCCGGCACCAGGATTGCATCCATGTCCTTCAGTTCGTGCAGATCACCGGTTTCCAACTCTTCGGAATCCAGATAATGAATCCTCACTTCGCTACGAGTATGAATTCCCGCGTGTTTCAATGCTTCGATCAATGACTTGTAGGATTCGGTCAGATCAACATATTTGCCGACCATCGCCACATTAACTGTCTGACCAGGATTTTCCACAGCCTCGACAATATTGTCCCACATGCTCAAATCCGCTTTAGGCAGATTCAATTGCAATTGCTTGCAGATGATCTCGTCGATACCCTGATCGCACAACACACGAGGAATCTTGTAGATCGAATCCATATCCGGGCAGGACACCACAGCACGCTCGGACACATTGGTGAACAACGCGATCTTCTTGCGTTCATCTTCCGGCACCATACGGTCAGCACGGCAAATCAACACATCCGGCTGGATACCGATTTCGCGCAGCTCCTTGACCGAGTGCTGAGTTGGCTTGGTTTTGATTTCACCTGCCGCAGCAATATATGGCACATAGGACAGATGCACGAAGCAAGTGTTTTCACGGCCCAGCTCAACACCCATCTGGCGGATCGCTTCCAGGAACGGCAGCGACTCGATATCACCCACAGTACCGCCCACTTCGATCACAGCCAGTTCAGCTTCGCTAGCACCCTGATTGATGAACAATTTCATCTCATCGGTGATGTGCGGAATTACCTGTACGGTTTTACCCAGGTAATCACCACGACGCTCTTTCTTGATCACTGACTCGTAGATCTGGCCGGTGGTGAAGTTGTTGCACTTGCGCATCTTGGCCTGGATGAAGCGCTCATAGTGGCCCAGGTCAAGATCGGTTTCCGCGCCGTCTTCAGTCACGAACACTTCGCCGTGCTGCATTGGGCTCATGGTGCCAGGATCTACGTTGATATACGGGTCCAGCTTCATCATGGTGACCTTGAGGCCGCGGGATTCGAGGATAGCTGCAAGTGACGCGGCGGCGATGCCTTTTCCTAAAGAGGAGACAACGCCGCCGGTAACGAAGATATATTTAGTCATGTTGATACTGGCTAAATTGAATTCCGTATTCTACAGGAAATGGGACCTTTCCTCAATTCGGCGCAAGGCACGCCTGCTGGCCGAATCGAAAAATCCGATGCTGGCTCATGGACTTGGCTGACAAAAAAATTCCACCCTTAATGGGATGCGCATGTACCAAGATGACAATCCAGCTTGCCACCAAGCCACACACAACAAAAAAGGCACCTATTGGTGCCTTTTTTGTTTTCGGGAAAGTTCCGCCAATCAGCGAGCCAGTTCCTTCGCCAGGTAGATCCAGGTTTCCACAACCGTATCTGGGTTCAGCGATACGGTTTCGATCCCCTCTTCCACCAGCCATTTGGCCAGATCAGGATGATCCGATGGACCTTGGCCGCAGATACCAATGTACTTACCCTGCTTGCGGCACGCCTTGATTGCCATCGACAACATTGCCTTGACCGCATCATTACGCTCATCAAACAGCGATGCGATCGGACCACCGGAATCGCGGTCCAGCGCCAAAGTCAGCTGAGTCATGTCGTTGGAACCGATAGAGAATCCATCAAAATATTCCAAGAACTGCTCTGCCAGGATGGCATTGGCAGGAATCTCACACATCATGATCAGGCGCAGACCGTTTTCGCCACGCTTCAGACCATTTTGCGCCAGCAGCTCAACCACCTGCTTCGCTTCCGTCACGGTACGCACAAACGGAATCATGACCTCGACATTGATCAATCCCATCAAGTTACGCACCTTCTTGATTGCACGGCATTCCAACTCGAAGCAATCACGGAAAGACTCGTTGACATAACGGGACGCACCACGGAAACCGATCATCGGGTTTTCTTCGTGCGGCTCGTATAGCTGACCACCAATCAGGTTCGAGTACTCGTTCGACTTGAAGTCGGACATACGTACGATCACCTTTTTCGGCGCAAACGCTGCACCAATGGTCGCAATACCTTCAACCAACTTCTCGACATAGAAATCGACCGGGCTGGCATAACCACCGATACGATCTTCAATGATGTCTTTCACATCAGCCGGCAGATTGGGATAAGCTAACAGCGCTTTCGGGTGAATACCAATCATACGGTTGATGATGAATTCCAGGCGAGCCAAACCCACACCTTCGTTCGGCAGATGCGCGAAGTCGAAAGCCAACTCAGGGTTACCCACGTTCATCATCAATTTCACAGGCGATGCAGGCATCTTGTCCAACGCCAGATCAATCACCTCAACATCCAACAAGCCCTTATAGATATTGCCGGTATCGCCTTCGGCGCATGAAACAGTCACTTCCATGCCGTCTTCCAGCACATCAGTCGCATCACCACAACCCACAACTGCCGGCACACCCAGCTCGCGCGCAATAATCGCTGCGTGGCAGGTACGGCCGCCGCGGTTGGTCACAATGGCTGCAGCGCGCTTCATCACTGGCTCCCAATCTGGGTCAGTCATGTCGGTAACCAAGATGTCACCTTCCTTCACGCGTTCCATTTCAGCCACATCGCGAATCATACGCACCACGCCCTGGCCCACTTTCTGGCCAATTGCACGCCCGGAAGCAAGGATTTCAGACTTGGTGTTCAAGCGATATCGGCGCAGTGTTTCCACGCGATTTTCTTGCGACTTAACCGTTTCTGGACGCGCTTGCAGGATGTACAGCTTGCCATCCACGCCATCACGCCCCCACTCGATATCCATCGGGCGCTGATAGTGCTTTTCAATGATCACTGCGTAGCGGGCCAGTTCCTCCACTTCCGCGTCAGTAATGGAGAAAGTTTGACGATCTGTGGTTGGCACATCAATAGTCTTAACCGAACGGCCAGCTTCACGGTTTTCGGTGAAAATCATCTTGATCAACTTGGAACCACGGGTACGGCGCAGAATTGCCGGGCGGCCTGCCGTTAATGTCGGCTTATGGACATAGAACTCGTCGGGGTTGACCGCACCTTGAACTACCGTTTCACCCAGGCCATAAGATGCCGTCACGAAGACCACATCATTGAAACCAGATTCGGTGTCGATGGTGAACAACACACCCGATGCGCCCTTGTCGGAGCGAACCATACGCTGTATACCAGCAGACAATGCAACTTCACTGTGGGTAAAGCCTTTGTGCACGCGGTAAGCGATTGCGCGGTCATTGTAGAGCGAAGCAAAGACATGCTTGATGGCAGCCATCACATTTTGCAGGCCATTGATGTTCAGGAAGGTTTCCTGCTGGCCGGCAAATGATGCATCGGGCAAATCTTCTGCTGTTGCCGAGGAGCGAACAGCCACGGAGATTTCTGCGCCGGAATCGGCAACCATCTGGTCGTAAGCAGCCTTGATCTCGGCTTCAAGTTTGGCAGGGAACGGCGTATCGACAATCCACTGACGGACTTGCGTGCCCACCTTAGCCAAGGTGGCAACGTCATCGATATTCAAGGAAGACACGGCTGCTTCAATACGTTGAGCCAAGCCTTCATGCTGGAGAAAGTCGCGATACGCCTGGGCAGTGGTCGCGAAGCCGCCCGGGACACGGACGCCACTCTCAGCGAGTTGGGAAATCATCTCGCCGAGCGATGCGTTCTTGCCGCCGACCTTGTCCACATCGGTCATGCGCAGCTTTTCGAACCAAATGACGTAATTCTCTGCCATTATCAAATTCCTGTAATGTGGGGAAATCTGTGAGAGCCGCCGTCGGCATCCGGTCTTACTGCGTTTGCAATCGCCAACACCGCAAGCCCGTATCCGGCGACAGATCCGTAGAGGCCGGATTTTAACTTTTTTATGCCAATTTTGGCAGCATTTGTTGCAACCTTATGGTTACAGCAATTGAATCATTGCTCTAACCATATGCCACCACAAGGGTTGCGCGGCTGCCATCACACTTGATGACATCGTACTATTCAATGAGTTAGCTTTACCGTCCCCCTACGGTCTTCACGGACACATCGCACTGGACGATATTGATTATTACAATATAAACCACCAACCAACTGAGTATCGGAACACACCATGCCGCACCGTCGTACTGTTTTTGTTGTTTCAGATCGCACCGGGATCACCGCCGAGATGCTCGGCCACAGTTTGCTCAGTCAGTTCGAGGGGCTGGAATTCCGGCGGGTCACCCTGCCATTCATCGATTCACCGGAGAAAGCCCAACAGGCTGCCGCCCAGATTCGCGCAGCATCAGAAAACGATCACGAGCGCCCGATTGTATTCAGCAGCATGGTGAACGAAGGCATCCGCAGCATGCTGAAACTGGATTGCGCATTGAATCTGGATTTCTTCGAAGCATTCATTGCACCACTGGAGCGGGAGCTGGGCTGCGCTTCCTCGCATACTGTCGGCAAGGCGCACAGTGTTGCCAACTTCAATGAATATAACGCGCGGATTGAAGCCGTGAATTTCTCGATGGCACACGACGACGGTATCAAACCGCGCGATCTGGCCGAAGCAGACATTATTCTGGTTGGGGTTTCCCGGTCAGGCAAAACACCAACCTGCCTGTATATGGCGCTGCAGTTCGGTATCAAGGCAGCCAACTACCCATTGATTCCGGAAGATCTCGGTGAAATTAAACTACCGGCCGCCTTGGCGCCCTATCGCCACAAGCTGTTTGGCCTGACCATCGCACCTGACCGTTTGGCGCAGATCCGCACCGAACGCAAACCCAATAGCAAATACGCCTCCATCGACAACTGCAAATTTGAAACAGCCGAGGTGGAAGCGATCTTCCGGCGGGAGGGCGTACCTTACATCAACACCACCAGTAAATCAGTGGAAGAAATCTCCAGCACCATCCTGCATCAGGCCAAGCTGGAACGTAAG
This DNA window, taken from Chitinivorax sp. B, encodes the following:
- the kdsA gene encoding 3-deoxy-8-phosphooctulonate synthase, with amino-acid sequence MKLCGVEVGLNHPFFLIAGPCVIEGEQFAIDTAGQLKEIAAELGIPFVYKSSFDKANRSSGKSFRGFGMEEGLRILAKVKEQLAVPVLTDIHDIDQIKPVADVVDVLQTPAFLCRQTDFIRACAQSGKPVNIKKGQFLAPHDMKNVMDKAREAAREAGLPEDNFMACERGVSFGYNNLVSDMRSLAIMRETGCPVVFDATHSVQLPGGQGSSSGGQREFVPVLARAAVATGVAGLFMETHPNPCEAMSDGPNAWPLGKLKDLLKTLQAIDALVKQAGFAENELLGQ
- a CDS encoding CTP synthase, which translates into the protein MTKYIFVTGGVVSSLGKGIAAASLAAILESRGLKVTMMKLDPYINVDPGTMSPMQHGEVFVTEDGAETDLDLGHYERFIQAKMRKCNNFTTGQIYESVIKKERRGDYLGKTVQVIPHITDEMKLFINQGASEAELAVIEVGGTVGDIESLPFLEAIRQMGVELGRENTCFVHLSYVPYIAAAGEIKTKPTQHSVKELREIGIQPDVLICRADRMVPEDERKKIALFTNVSERAVVSCPDMDSIYKIPRVLCDQGIDEIICKQLQLNLPKADLSMWDNIVEAVENPGQTVNVAMVGKYVDLTESYKSLIEALKHAGIHTRSEVRIHYLDSEELETGDLHELKDMDAILVPGGFGKRGVEGKIRAVRYAREHNVPYLGICLGMQLALIEYARDVAGMTDANSTEFTRETPFPVVALIDEWINRDGKIETRDENSNMGGTMRLGGQDCDLQADSLAARIYGANRIVERHRHRYEVNNHYLPRLEAAGLKVSGRSTDPNHLCETIELPNHRWFFGCQFHPEFTSTPRDGHPLFQAYVEAAITYARENGREGLHC
- the ppsA gene encoding phosphoenolpyruvate synthase, translated to MAENYVIWFEKLRMTDVDKVGGKNASLGEMISQLAESGVRVPGGFATTAQAYRDFLQHEGLAQRIEAAVSSLNIDDVATLAKVGTQVRQWIVDTPFPAKLEAEIKAAYDQMVADSGAEISVAVRSSATAEDLPDASFAGQQETFLNINGLQNVMAAIKHVFASLYNDRAIAYRVHKGFTHSEVALSAGIQRMVRSDKGASGVLFTIDTESGFNDVVFVTASYGLGETVVQGAVNPDEFYVHKPTLTAGRPAILRRTRGSKLIKMIFTENREAGRSVKTIDVPTTDRQTFSITDAEVEELARYAVIIEKHYQRPMDIEWGRDGVDGKLYILQARPETVKSQENRVETLRRYRLNTKSEILASGRAIGQKVGQGVVRMIRDVAEMERVKEGDILVTDMTDPDWEPVMKRAAAIVTNRGGRTCHAAIIARELGVPAVVGCGDATDVLEDGMEVTVSCAEGDTGNIYKGLLDVEVIDLALDKMPASPVKLMMNVGNPELAFDFAHLPNEGVGLARLEFIINRMIGIHPKALLAYPNLPADVKDIIEDRIGGYASPVDFYVEKLVEGIATIGAAFAPKKVIVRMSDFKSNEYSNLIGGQLYEPHEENPMIGFRGASRYVNESFRDCFELECRAIKKVRNLMGLINVEVMIPFVRTVTEAKQVVELLAQNGLKRGENGLRLIMMCEIPANAILAEQFLEYFDGFSIGSNDMTQLTLALDRDSGGPIASLFDERNDAVKAMLSMAIKACRKQGKYIGICGQGPSDHPDLAKWLVEEGIETVSLNPDTVVETWIYLAKELAR
- a CDS encoding pyruvate, water dikinase regulatory protein gives rise to the protein MPHRRTVFVVSDRTGITAEMLGHSLLSQFEGLEFRRVTLPFIDSPEKAQQAAAQIRAASENDHERPIVFSSMVNEGIRSMLKLDCALNLDFFEAFIAPLERELGCASSHTVGKAHSVANFNEYNARIEAVNFSMAHDDGIKPRDLAEADIILVGVSRSGKTPTCLYMALQFGIKAANYPLIPEDLGEIKLPAALAPYRHKLFGLTIAPDRLAQIRTERKPNSKYASIDNCKFETAEVEAIFRREGVPYINTTSKSVEEISSTILHQAKLERKVF